The following are from one region of the Dermacentor albipictus isolate Rhodes 1998 colony chromosome 5, USDA_Dalb.pri_finalv2, whole genome shotgun sequence genome:
- the LOC135910782 gene encoding tigger transposable element-derived protein 4-like, translating into MPKYYRTLTFCQKVCLIEEAEKWTSSKTQLAEKHKVPLSTLSTTLMNKTKIFKAYGKTHSTKRTRIRIPKYPDVEDALIKWLQHANAAHLPVNGMLLREKADKLALRLGHEAFKCSNGWLSRFKDRNNLTFVTVCGESGSVDPNVVENWKKDTLALLLQQCAEDDVYNMDEAALFYKMLPTKTFAPKDAVVTGKKQPKDRITVLFGANMSSSHKLLLLIIGKVEKPRCFKNARLPPKDDVLYRSNKKAWMTAALFEEYVRHLDRKFAAAGRKVVFVADNCPAHVDIQNLTAVRLVFLPPNVTAILRPMDQGVILQARKIYCCYLPKRNLLCYDNGKQYSVDLLGAICLIKYAWKQVEGDMIRRCFMHAGFSKQQDDSSEDASDANCTLDDEGESLCARMTDFNEENGDESNGLTFVEYLSTELDVQTSYANLEGEISDNGPSNEGEGDVEPTRAPALAAVVESLNVVRSFVECSGGNSELPRAL; encoded by the coding sequence ATGCCGAAGTACTACAGAACTCTGACTTTCTGCCAGAAAGTGTGCCTAATTGAGGAGGCTGAAAAATGGACGAGCTCCAAAACACAGCTGGCGGAAAAGCACAAGGTGCCTTTATCGACCCTTTCGACGACATTGATGAATAAGACAAAGATTTTCAAGGCCTATGGGAAGACGCATTCGACGAAACGGACAAGGATTCGTATTCCTAAGTATCCGGACGTTGAAGACGCCTTGATAAAGTGGCTTCAGCATGCAAATGCAGCACACCTGCCTGTGAACGGCATGCTCCTGCGCGAAAAGGCCGATAAGCTTGCACTGCGGCTGGGCCATGAAGCATTTAAGTGCAGCAATGGCTGGTTGTCCAGATTTAAAGACCGCAATAATCTCACGTTCGTGACAGTGTGCGGTGAAAGCGGGAGCGTCGACCCAAATGTTGTCGAGAATTGGAAAAAGGATACATTGGCTCTGCTGCTTCAGCAGTGTGCGGAGGACGATGTTTACAACATGGACGAGGCCGCATTGTTTTATAAAATGCTGCCAACAAAGACGTTTGCCCCAAAAGATGCAGTAGTCACGGGAAAAAAACAACCCAAGGACAGAATAACCGTTCTGTTTGGTGCGAATATGTCCAGCAGTCACAAACTTTTGCTGCTGATCATCGGAAAAGTGGAGAAGCCTCGGTGCTTCAAGAACGCACGACTTCCTCCCAAGGATGACGTGCTGTACAGAAGTAACAAAAAGGCTTGGATGACGGCAGCGCTGTTCGAGGAGTACGTGAGGCACCTTGACCGTAAGTTTGCTGCCGCGGGACGAAAAGTTGTTTTTGTTGCTGACAACTGCCCAGCCCACGTCGACATCCAGAATTTGACAGCAGTTAGGCTTGTCTTCCTGCCGCCGAATGTTACAGCTATATTGCGGCCTATGGACCAAGGCGTTATTCTGCAAGCGAGGAAGATTTATTGCTGCTATTTGCCTAAAAGGAACTTGTTGTGCTACGATAACGGCAAACAATATTCCGTAGACCTACTGGGTGCCATATGCCTAATCAAGTATGCCTGGAAGCAGGTGGAGGGAGATATGATCAGGCGTTGCTTTATGCACGCCGGTTTTTCCAAGCAACAAGATGACAGTTCTGAGGATGCATCTGATGCCAACTGCACACTGGATGACGAAGGAGAGTCATTGTGTGCGCGCATGACCGACTTCAACGAAGAAAACGGCGACGAGAGCAACGGATTGACCTTTGTGGAATATTTGAGCACGGAACTTGACGTCCAAACGTCTTATGCCAACTTGGAAGGAGAAATATCTGACAATGGGCCTTCCAACGAAGGTGAAGGTGATGTTGAGCCCACCCGAGCACCAGCTTTAGCTGCAGTTGTTGAGTCGCTTAACGTTGTGCGCAGTTTTGTGGAGTGTAGCGGTGGTAACAGTGAATTGCCTCGCGCACTGTAA